The nucleotide window CCATTGAGCCTCCCAAAGATGAGATTGTAAAACAACAGTACCAGAATAACCTGAAAATAATAATGAAAGACCGTAAAGAAATAATTCAACCCGGAGTCCTGGAACTTGAAAAACTTGCCTGGACACTTGGCTATAACATAGCTCTTGCAACCTTTCCAGGAATGTGTACCTGGTGTGCCACAAGTGATTACTCAAGCGTAAAATGTGCCGGAGATAAAGGTCCCTGTCATCACCCTACTCTCCGCAGGCCATGTCTTATGGGGCTTGGTATCAGGATGGATAAAACACTTGATAAACTTAACACACCACTTCAGAAGTTTCCACTGGATGACACTGCACCTTTGCCCTATACCCTGATATTACTTGATTGATAGGAAAAAGCTTTTTAAGTGTTATTTTGCATGAGAGTGCACTAAAGACATAAGGTTAAATGTTATTTTGCATGAGAGTGCACTAAAGACATAAGGTTAAATGTTATTTTGCATGGGAGTGCACTAAAGACATAAGGTTAAATGTTATTTTGCATGAGAGTGCATGAAAGTACACGAGGATTTTTTCTTCAAGTACTCCCCTATTTTCCAAATTTAAGAGTACTTTTGTTGGGAAACCTAAATACATATTATTTACCCAAAAAAAGCATTTTTGTATTCTTATTTTAAGATTGATTTGGGAGGAAACTATAAAGATGGTGCAATCCTGAGAAAAATAAAAAGACTTTTCTCCGCTTTAGAAAGACCTGAGAGCACAGGGTCCGGTTGCACATTTTCCACAGGCAAACTGATTAAGTTCGGGAAAAGCACTGGCGTTTTCCTGAAGCTGCCTGTAACACTTTTCTTTATCAAATCCCCTTACACTGAGGGCTCCGGCCGGACACCTGTCCACACAAACAAGGCATTTTTCTCCTTTTTTATAACGGCAGAACTCTTCATTTGGGCGCATAGTGGGAGGAATTTCGGCAGAGATCAGCAGAGTTCCAAAACGGCCTGCACACCCTACTTTTGTAATCAGCATATGGTGGACTCCAAAAGTACCCAGTCCCGAAGCATAAGCAGCACTTTTGTGGGACCAGGCAACGTCGAAGCCTTTACTCTTATAATCAAAAGTAATTCCAGGCGCAACAGCCCGTATATCTTCTTCTGCCAGTTCAGCCTTTAGTTTTTCATTGATTTTACCTATAAGACAGTCGGTTTCACTTTTGGCCCGAATCCACTCACTTATAGGGCCAGGAGACTGCCAGTTCTGTTTCACAAGTTCTTTTTCAAACGGAAGGAAGAAAGAAACAACAGTTTTAGCTTCGGGAAAAATCTCTTTAGGGTGCAGATGATGAGGACCAATGATCTTTTTCATTTCATCAAAAATTGGGTCATTGGCTGAAGCATAGCCTATGAGAGGTTCACGATATCGAGTCTTAGTGCACGGACTTGCAACAGCTTCTTTGATAATACTTTCAATTTTGTTTTTAAGAGTCATATATCTTTCCTTTTGCCATTGTAAACGAAGTCTATTTTTTCAACTAGTAAATGAAGTATATTTTTCACTAGTAAATGAAGTATATTTTTCACTAGTAAATGAAGTATATTTTTCACTAGTAAATGAAGTATATTTTTCACTAGTAAATGAAGTATATTTTTTCCATAATTAAGTGAAGTCCGTTTTTTTCATTACTTTACGATGAAACTTTTCATTTTACTATAAAAAATAAAATTCTATTTTATACAGTTTGCTCTTCTGAAATCGATTCGTATTGTTTCCGCCTCTCTGGTGGCATGGACTCAACATACTTTTTTGCCTCCTCAGGAGACACTGCCTTAAGAGTTCCATCCGGTTCCTGTATGACCACTCCACTTTCGGTAAGCATTTTATAACGTGCTTTTCGTATTTCTTTGTCTGGGTGGCAGACAAAATGACAGCTGGAACAGGTATATTCCATTCTATTTCCTGGAATCAGGCATATGAAAAATCCGCCTTTAATTTTAGGTCTTTCCAGGTACGCTTCTATGGTTTTAGGCAGCGCAGCAATAAAATCCTCATCTTTTTTGGGGATTTCAAAGCGTGCAGGAGACCAGGTGGACCATTTTCCCGAGGAATTCAGACCCGTAAGCCCACCGCAGACAAGGAAGCAGCGACTGTTACTTCTCCTCTTCCCATAGCTAAACTCTTTTCCTCCAAGAGTTACAGTGACTTTCTCAAGTGGGTCCACATATCCGGACGAACAGACAGCAAGACAGATCTTGCATTCGTCGCAGTAATTTTCGTCTTCAGGCAGAGGTTCCGTTGGGATAAGCTCAGCATCCGTAACTACTGACGCCAGTACAATTGCTGACCCGTATTCACTGGTGATAATATTCCCTGAATACCCAAAATGCCCTATTCCGGAGCGGACAGCAAGATATCTGTGGGAAATAGGCGGATGCATGTCCAGCAGCCAGTTTTCCGAGTCCTGACGGTAAACAAAATTCGCAATCTGCGGAACAGCTTTATAACCATACTGCTGTAAGAATCCTGCCATTTCGAGGGCTACTCCGTTGGCAAGGGTAGTGGTCCGTACCTTGTTAGTGTCGAGAGCTTTATGTTCCTCTTTTCTAAAATAAGGTTCAATAAGGCTCTGGTCAAAAGCCAGGGCAAAAACAATTGCAGATTTTGCGTCTGGCAGAACGTATGTAAGATCGGCAGAAGGAGGGCCACCTGCAAGAGTTTCAGTAGTCGCAATGCCCACTTTAAAAGCTCCAAGGGTCAAAGCCATCTCTTTGAGTTCTTCAGTTAGTTTTTCAATCTTGGATTTGTCCTTAGTATGTTCTCCCATTTTCTATTCCTCAAGCAAACTCAATATTAACCGTAATCAAACTCAATATTAACCGTAATCAAATTCAATATTAACCGTAATCAAACTATTTTATAGGAGGTAATTCATATATATGTTATGTGCATTTAAATATACTAGTTAGCTAAAGTATACTTGAATGACCTTTTGTGTATTTTCGTTAGTTTCCGAAAGACAGAATGAAATAAAAGTTGAACTCTGCAAAAACCGTTCTTATTTTTTCATATTACTTTTGCATTTAAAACACATAGCTTTTTTCTGACAGATATCAAGAGACATTAAGAGAAAAGCTATGTGTTCCTTATACTTTCTATGTTTGATGTCAGGTAATTGGCAGAAAATATCATAATTCTATAGATTCTAGGAATTATAAAGTTCAAAAATAGAGTTCAAAAATAGAGTTCAAAAATAGAGTTCAAAAATAGAGTTCAAAAATAGAGTTCAAAAATAGAGTTCAAAAATAGAGTTCAAAAATAGAGTTCAAAAATAGAGTTCAAAAATAGAGTTCAAAAATAGAGTTCAAAAATAGAGTCCAAAATTCTGAGGAAATTGTAAAAAGGAATCAAAATCCGTGAGTTTTTCAGTTCCTAAAAAAGTACTGAGCATAGCAACTGCTTATTGCTATTACCTCGATATATAAAATCAAAGTAAAGTTTGGTATATATTTTGTCTGAATATAGAGCGCCTATTTTTTGTTTGCCCTACGCATCGAGTTTACGCATTGAATTATTAGATAGGGAGGGCTTACATTCACAGAAGCCCATTTTTATCTAATACTTTTATTTGTCAGCCAGGTTAAACCAGCATCCTTACTCGGCTTTAATGCGTTTAATGGTTGTAGGACGCTCTTTTACCAGGATTCTGTGTCCACAGTACGGACACCTTATACCTGTGTACTCGTAGTCGATTTCCACTTTCTGTTTACATCGAGTGCATTTATAACCCATACAACCACAACCTTAAGATATTACTTTGCCTCAGCAACATTCTTCATCGTACGCAGCAAAGTCTGACCAACACTGGTATAGGGAATATAAGTTCCGCCAGCGAAGGTGTGTCCGCATTTGCTGCATTTCCAGATCCCGGTCCCGATTCTTTTCACGGTAGGCCTGGCACATTTTGTACATACGTGCGGAGCCCGCATGCGTTCTTCCAGGTCTGCAACAAGCTTTCTGTCTTTTCTCCCGTATCTAGCACCGAATCTGCCTGCTGACCTGGAAATCCTTCCTTTCTTAGTAAACTTTTTTGCCATCGTTAAAACTCCTTAAAATGAAATATTTAATTCCAAGTGTTTGAATTTAAGAACCTGCTAGCTTGCGGATCGGGACCCTGATACCCAGACAGGTTCTATAATCACACTTGCACGTATACTTAGACCGTAATACTGCATTTAATATTTATACTTAATTAGTCCTGCTTTGTCATTCCTTCTTTACCAGTTCTTCCAGGTAAAGCTCCCTGAGTTCGGCTGCCTTTTCGCATGCCATATCTATTGCTTCCAGCACCTCAGCCTCAGTGAACGGAGCAGGACCCATTTTCTGCATGCCTGCGATAGATCCGTCAGAACTTGAGACCACAGTTAGTTTTGTCTCACAAACCGCTTCCTCATCCAGTGATGGATCCACCATCAGCTTTGAACCGATTTTGGCAAGAGTCACGCCCACAGGCATCTCTTTCATTGCAAGAGGTACGTCCGCACCGATTCCCTGCTGCTCATTCGGGACGACTGTAGTCATAAGAGCCGCAATAGCAGCGAGACAGGATGCATCAATGACATTTCCGTCATCATTGAGGACATGAACATCTATATAGACGATCCAGACGGATTCTCCAACGCTTATGCAAAGCTTCTTTATATCAATTGCGCCTGCTTCCCTGATTCCCCTGTCTACAACCCTTGCCATTTCGATTGCTTCTTCTCTGGGTGGACCTGGCTCAAACTCCGGGGAAGCAATAGGATTGAGTTCCAGATTAGTAATAATTACGCCTTCGTCCTGAGAATCCGGAAAAGGAGTTCCTGGCTGTAGCTTAACCCCCACAAGAACCTGAGTGTCTCCAAGGGTTACTTTTGCCGAGCCCTCGGCTTTTGAGATAACATTTGTTTCGAGCTTGATATCTCTGAAATCTTTAAATCCGCGTCCATCCTGGCGCTTTCCCTTAATCATAAGGTTGTAAATGTAATCCTTCTTAAGCGTAGCAATAACTTCACTCATCGTTTTCACCTCTGCTTCCGGATTCAGAGGGGTCTTTGACTACCTTCCAGGGCCCTTTGCACTCCTCTTCAGGCTCTTCTACTGTCTGTTCAAGAGCCTCTTTTCTCGATTCGGCTTCGGACTCTATCTCTGGCTCAGATTCAAAAGCTCCTTTTGAAACAACCTCTTCCGTCCCAGCTTTTTCTTCAGGCTGCAATTCTTCTTCAGGTTGTACTTCTTCTTCAGGCTGTACTTCCTCTTCAGGCTGCACTTCCTCTTCAGGCTGTACTTCCTCTTCAGGCTGTACTTCCTGCTCAAGCTGAGACTCTTCTTCAACCTCTGCCTTTTCTTCTTCAAGCTGAGCTTCCTCATCAGCAGATTCCTTTATCTCGGGCTCAACTTCTGCTTCGTCTTCAGAAACGGTTTCTTCAACCTCAGGCTCTTCAAGCTCCTCAGGTTCGGAAACTTCCTCAAAAGAAGCCTCAAAAGCAGATTCAAACTCAGCTTCGTCCTCAAATGCCTCTTCTTCAGCTTCCTCTTCTTTGATTTCGGCTTCAATAACTTCTTTTAAGGCTTCCCCTTCTACTACTTCAGCCTCAGCATCTTTAATTATCTCTTCAACCTTCTCGCATTCAGGAGCTTCTTCATTAACAGCACAGGCTTCAACGGTCTCTTCGGAGAGCTCTTCCTCAGGCTCCTTGGCTTCCTCAATAATTTCGTCTACAAGTGCTGCCTCGGGAGCATATTCAAGAGAAGGTTCCGTTTCTAAAGTTTCTAGTTCAGTCTCTTCAGCTTCTTCAGTGACTCCAGCTTCAGGCTCTTCAACAGGAGTCTCAAACTTCTTTCTCAGTACTGCCTGCTGAATTTCAAGAATTTCTTTGCAGCCTTTTTTAGCAAGCTCAAAACCTTTTCGAATTTCATCAGGAGTTAGGTTCCCGTCCATCTGAAGCAGGGTAATTTCTCCATCCTGTGTCATTGCAACAGGAAAATCAGCCTCACCATGATTATCCTCTTCTTTATTGAGGTCAAGCACAATCTGCCCGTCGACTTTTCCAAAAGCACATGAAGTAACCAGGCCTTTCATAGGAATGCCTGCATCTGCAAGCGCTATGCTTGAGGCATTAATTGCTGCTGTCCTTGTCCCTGCATCAGCCTGAAGTACTTCCACAAAAATATCGATTGCAGTTTTTGGGAAAAGCTCTGCCATAATAACTGGTTCAAAAGCTTCCCTGGAAACTTTTGAAATTTCAATGCTCCGCCTGCTGGGTCCGGGCCTGGCACGGTCTTCCACAGAAAAAGAAGCCATATTATATTTATAACGTATAACTGCAGTATCTGCGCGCTGTGAACGACGGGGGTGAGCTTCTCTCGGGCCAAATACACCTACGAGGACCTTATTCCTTCCCCATTCAAGATAACATGAACCATCGGCTCGCGAAAGAACGCCGATCTCGATTTTCATGGGCCTGATTTCATCCGCATGCCTCCCGTCAAGGCGCAGCCCATCGTCAGTGATTAATTTTTCAGGTTTATCACTCATACTTAAATCTCCAAAAAAACTCCTAACAACTACTTTACAGAAGCTTCCCTAAAATCGCCTATCCAGAACTCAGTTGTTCGGATCCAGCAGTACATCGATCTTCCTGTAAATCTCCTCGGAATGATCTTCTTTTGGTACTTTTACTTCTTTCTTACCACTTTTGAAAAACTTGGCGGGCTTTGCCTCTTTCTGCTTGCTTCGCTCATCTTTCAAAAAGTTATATATCCTGTCTGTCAGTCCTGAACGCTGGGCTTCAGCTTCAATCTTCCGGAGAGCTTTACTTAAAAGTTCCACATCGTCTTCCTTTCCATCGATCCATATTCTGCCGTTCTGGCCAACGAAAATGCTGCAGTTTGTTTCTTTCTTCAGCATTGAGATCATGGAACCACCGTGTCCTATTACACGTGGGACTTTAACAGGCTCAACTTCGACAATCTGACCTGTTTTCAGTTTATGGAAGCTCGAATCCCTGAGGGTAAGCTCGACTTTCATAGAATCGTCTACGTCTTTTACTCTAAGGATTATAGAGTCACCTACGTCCAGGACTTCATGCATCTCCCGGGACTCTATTCTTCTGGGATACTCGGACACATGGAATAAGCCGTCATAAGGAGAAGCAATATCCATTATCCAGTTGGATGGCGTAACCACAATAACGATCCCGATCACCACATCATTTGCGGAAGGGATATAAGCTCCCGCAAGAGGGATCACTCCAACTTTATCCTCTTTGAGATTTTCAATACCACAAAATAAAGAATAGATCTTGTCGTTCTTGACATAAGTCCCGTATCCGGCTTTTTTCGAATTCTCGGATAGCAGGTCACCAGGGATCACTATTTTTTTATCCATCCAACATCCTCTTATAAAAGTTTAGTTTGAGCCTCTCCCTTAGTAAGATGATTTATAAGAGCGTAAAAATCAGTCTGGACTCCTGCCGGAATTCTTACTACTGCAATCCAGGAGCCGTCACGCTGCCATTCTTCTTTCGTAATATTTCCTATCTTGGAAATATCTCCGTATGCTTTGGGAGCATATTCGGGAGGGATTTTCACAGCAATACTGATCTCTTCAAAGCGTATAGGTATAAGCGGACGAATGGCTTTCATTGTAATATTGACCAGCTGATCTACGCTTTTTAAGGGGTCTATGTGCACCTTTGCCTCTTCCATTGCCTTTTCGATCCGTGCGGGAGGATGAGGTGCTTTTGTTTGGGGGTTTATTGCATTCCTGGAAATGGTATAGATAACTTTCTTCTTTTTTTCCTCAAGCATGCGTTTTCTCTGTTCAGCAGTGAGCTGAAGCTCCCCGCTTTTCAGGATCACGGCAGCAATCTTGAAGGGGTCCGTTGTCTCAAAGGCATTGAGAATATCAGACTCTGCTGCTCGGTCCCCTCGGTTTGCGTCTTCGAAGATAGTTTCAACTGCCAGAATGTCTTCAAGGCTTACTTCTTCTCCTCGCTTGTAGGCCAGAGCTCCTTCGGGCTCGACCAGAACTTCGAAGTGTTTACTGCCTCTCTTAAGCCGTGCAGTCACTGCCTCGTCCAGGGACACCATTTTCAAATACCTTCTCCAAAATATAATTTTGAGAATCCGAAGATTCTCTGAGTACTCAATCTCAAATGTTATATAGATTTTATTCTTTGTGTTCAGTTTCCTTGTGTTTTGCAAGGATCTGCTGGACGTAATTCTCAACTTCTTCAGGAACTAGTTTTCTGAATTTCTTATCCTGAAGCGACACAACACCTACCTCAAGGGTAGACGCATCAAATTTGCCTTCGGCAGCTCTATAGAGTGCATCCATACCTAGAAGGATAGCCGCATCTATATTCATATCTTGCTTGTACTCTGCTTCAAAGACCTCAACCACTGCGTTTCTGCCTGCACCTATAGCTGTTGCCTTGTATTCCAGAAGAGCACCGCTTGGATCAGTCTCAAAAAGTCTTGGCAAATTGTCGTCCACGCCTGCAATAAGAAGTGCAGTCCCATATGGGCGAACTCCACCATACTGAGTGTAAGTTTGCTTGTGGTCACAGATTTTCTTGGAGATAACCTCCACACCTATGGGTTCATCATAAGAAACCCTGTTAACCTGCGCTTCTACACGAGCTCTGTCAACAAGGGAGCGGGCATCTGCCACAAGCCCTGAGGTCGCAGCTCCTATGTGGTCGTCAATCTGAAAAATCTTTTCGATTGACTCGGCTTCTACAAGCCTGCTAGTTATTCGCTTGTCAACGAGCAGCACTACCCCATCCGCTGCCTTGATTCCCACGGCTGTTGTTCCCCTCTTGACCGCTTCGCGGGCATATTCTACTTGAAAAAGTCTTCCATCAGGGCTGAAAACCGTAATTGCCCTGTCATAGCCCATCTGTGGTGCCATCTGCATATTCCGTATCTCCCTTAGTTTTTATTTTATATTGTTGTCATCTTCCCGGCAAGAAACCGGTCTTTTTTCCTTAAAGGATCTCTATCCGCAGGCTCGTAGCTAAATCACTGCCCTCCCCAAAAAGGCTTTGGTCAGTGATAAACTGCTGCGAGGATGTCCCGAAAATTCAGGAGCTTAAAGTCCCCGACCCAGCATTCAGGTAAGGAAACCGATTTTTGATTTCCTATAACGTGTTTCTTCCTTATTAGAGTTTTTTACCTTCTATTCGGAACTTCCAATCCTGAAATACTTTTTTTTGGACGAAACCTGCTGGAAATACTTCGGTTACAGGGAATTCAAAGGCATTTCTACCCTGCAAAACTTCTATCCTGCAAAACTTCTATCCTGCAAAGTACGTTTTCCATAATATAGGTTCGCGCACTTTAGGAGCCTTTTTAAAAGTTTTTAAGGTCCAGTTCCAAGGTTAACTAAGTCCGCTAATAAAGTGTATTTACTCAGTTATAATGCTTGTGAAACCTGAAATTTTCCGGTGCTTAAGCCGTATTCTAAGCCCTCCATAAAAGGGTTTTTGCTTCCACCGCTTTACTCTATCTAGGTTTCAATCCGCGTTTCGATCAGATCCGCAATCGTTTGAATTTTCTCCGGACCAGCTATTTTTCTGTCAATCAGCTTTGCCAATCAATGTTATACCTGTTACACTAATATACTCATTAATATACTAATTCATCATAGTATATATCAGACAGCGTCCTGACAGTTTTTTATAATAGTTTTCTGAAAGCCTCAAATCCGAGGATTCTCAACAATGGAATAAAGCCACTAACCGGAAAAGCTGCTTAATTTACTTTCCCAGATCCTGAAAACTTGAGGTTTTTAAATACCCGGGCTTCAGCATTCGCGAATTATAAATTCATTTCTTTCTGAGACCACAGTTGAGCTTTTCTGAACCTGCCCAGCTTATAATTCTCCAGCCTTTTTGAAGTTAACCTTGAGTTCGGGCTCAAAGGTCGTATGATTCCGAAGAAATTTCTCGGTTGCCCTTTTAATCGTGCCTGAAGTTCCAAGTATATGTACAGTTGCCCTTTTTCCATTGATCCGTGTGAGCGTTGCCAGAGATGCTCTGGTTTCTTTCACTCTCGCATGTGAACACTGAGCAATACCTTTTGAGTCTTCAAACCCGAGCACCTTAATATCACACTCACTTGCAGTGACGTCTCCAATCAAGGAAGAAGCCGAAAACATAACCTCTTTGATTAAATCATTCCTGCTGACTGGTACCTCGGAAATCAGTTCAAAGGCCAGATAACGTTTTTTTGCACGAAGAGAAGGGAGCAGGCGTTTCAAAAGTAATCTCCCTCCTCAAGTACCTCAATACCTTCTCTAATATAGCCTGGACCAGGCCGATTCCTTGAGATTATTCTTTCAGGCACAATAGTAATGGCTTCAAGGGCCTCATCTTCTTCAAGCCCGCAGACTTCAGCCAGTGCAAGAATCTCCATAGGAGAACGAAGGTCAAAACATGACATTGCATCACTTGAGAGGACAAGAGGAACATCGTACTTTCTGGCAAGGTCAAGGTTTGCTCTCAGATCAGACAGCAGACGAACTCGCCTTGGTCCTCTTGAATGAAGAAGAGGCCTTATTGTCAGACCGATTGCAACATCGTTATCAGCTGCAGCCTTTGCAAGCACCTGGTTTAACCCACTGCTTTTAGCAAAAGCTGGGTGGTTCAGGATATCTACTCTCGGGTTTTCCAGAGCAGCCCTGTTGACAGTTTCCGAACCTCCATGCACTATCAGGACATCCACGGATTTCCTGAATTTTCCAATAAGTCCGTGAAGTTTTGAGGGGTTTTCTTCTGCAAGCTCGACTCCTCTAAAAATCTCAAATTCATTAGTAGAGGGTAATACAGGTTGTGATAGAGGAAGTTTATCCGAGTGGTTTGTAAGCGCAATCCCACTGTACCCCAAATATCGGGAAAGGGCAGCAAGTTGTTCAGCCACATTCTCCCCGTCAGGCACTGCGTGAATGCAAAGATCGTAGAATTTAGGTTTACCCAAACAACTCCTCCACGATAGCTCCGGCTTTTTCCCGATTTTTCGGATAAGTCTCGATCTTGACTTTTGCAGTGATCGCATCCGAGGAATCAGTTAGCTTCACTTTCTGCAGGTATGCAGCCTGCTTGTCAAAGCGAAGATGAAAGACCTGATCATCGTCCAGCCTCTCGGGCATTTCTTCCCTGAGCCTTGCTACATCTTCTTCGGAAAAGTTCTCCCGGACAAAATGGGCAAAACTCAGACAGTCTGCCTTTCTTTTAAGCTGTACGCTCAGAATAGTAATAGGATTTCCATGATGCCCTTCAGCCTGGAGCTCATCAATCAGTTTGCTCCCTTCCCGTACGCCGGCACCGGATAAAAAAAAGTCCAGAGCCATACGGACTCTGGATACGTCTTCGGTTGCGTGGGCGATCACACGCAGTATTATGTGATGAATCACTTGCCTCGACTCTTGTTTGCACGGATACTCGGTCTGGTCTTTTCAGTACCTTTTCCGCGTGTAGACATGCCTCTGCCCTTCCGGCCGGCACTGGTCTTACCCCTTGCAGCTCTGTCCCTGACGGACGGATCGCATACCCAGTTGAGGTTCTTATCGCTCTTTATTACAGGGTGGAAGGGGTCTACAAGAATGACTTCATACCACTTACTCTTTCCGTCCTCCCCTACCCAGTAGGAGTTCAGGACTTCAAGGTTCGGGTATTTGCGGTCTGCACGGGCTTCGGCAATCCTCTGAATGCTCATGCCACCTGTGATCTTGTTCACACCCATTCTCTGGGTCCTTCTTCCACGGTTGAACCTTGTTTTACCAAGTCCTCCGCGGCGTACTTTTACTCTGGCGACGACGATGCCCTGCTTGGCTTTATATCCGAGAGAGCGTGCTTTGTCGATTCTTGTGGGCCTTTCGATTCTGGTCACAGATCCCTGCTTTCTCCAGACCTGCATGCGCTCCCAGCGGAGCTCGTTCACGTAAGTCTCACCAGGGGTTTTCCATGCATCACGTACGTATGTGTAAAAAGATTTTACCAATTTAAACACCAAGTTTCACTTATGTTTCACGGTTCAGCCCTGCCTGCAGGACTACATTCCAACGGGACCTAATCCCGAAAATGAAACATGGGATAAACTGAACCATCTGATTTAAAGCTTTGCCCGTGAATGGGCCAATTAAAAGTGAAATACCTGGACAAAGGGAAAAGAGAGGAAAGTATATTGAAAAGAAGAAAACGAAGTAATGATAAATGTATGGAAAACATAAACGAGTTAGAAACAGCATCAAGAATGAATTAGAAACAGCATCAAGAATGAATTAGAAACAGTATCAAGAATGAATTAGAAACAGTATCAAGATTGTTGCTCAAACTTAAAAACAAACGTTATGAAAAGGACAAGAGAAATGGAAAAAAGATAAATCAGAAAAAACTAAAAATAATAAAGATGCGAAACAAAAAACAATACAGATGAAACAAATGTGAAACAAAAAAAAATACAGGTAAAGTAAAAAAGATGTAGAAAATTATAAAATAATACAGAACTGAATAAAAAGAAAAAACATGAATAGATGGTTCTTATATAATCAAGTTAAAAAGACTAAATACTTTTACTTCAACGTGGCGTGTCCAGGGAATCAGCAGATTCCGGCACTTCGTTTCCTTTGAGTTTTATCTCTTCTCCTTTGATATTCCTTTTCTTCTTATCTTCCAGGATCGGAAGAGCTTCAACTATTCCATCAAGTATGGCTTCGGGTCTTGGACAACAACCCGGAACATATACATCTACGGGTATGACCTGATCAACTCCGCCTATTACATTATAACAGCCGTGGAAAATTCCACCTGTGGATGCACACGCTCCGACTGCTATAACAACTTTTGGATCAGGAATCTGGTTATAGATATTTACAAGCACATTCACATTTTTGTAATTTACCGCACCCGTGACTATCATTATATCTGCTTGCTTGGGAGTACCAATGTTTAAAACACCGAATCTTTCAGCATCATATAGAGGAGTAAGACAAGCAATTACTTCAATATCACAGCCATTACAACTGTTGCAGTTCACGTGTATAACCCATGGAGATTTTGCTAACGCCATAAATATTTCTCTTTTGTGTTATTTTCATCGGAGCAAGGGATAAGGTTATTACAATCACCCTGCATTTCACAGTGTATTTCTCAATAGGAGTTTGAAACACACTCAAGTGACCTGAAATTTAGTGTAGCTCGATGAAAATTGAATACAATCAATAATTTATAGTGAATTGCTTTATATAAGGTTAATTATAAAAAAGAAAGTTTCAAACTACTTTTTATGGTTAAGAGAAAACTCTGAAAACTAAAAAGAAGCCTTCTCCAGTTTGAATGAGTAACATGATCTCTTTTTGCTTGAACGATAATAGTGAGACTAACAAGTTCCAGATTGAAGTTCTGACAATATCTAAAAAAATGACATCGTTCTAAAAAAGAAATGGTCCTGTCAAATCAGAAGTTGATACAAATTATAAGAGTTAAAATATAAATTATAAGAGTTAAAATTTTCATCGATAAAAATCTTTCTTAATAACATACACTATTGATTGCTTTACTTTAATTGTTACTCTTATTCTTTAATTGTTACTCTTATTCTTTAATTGTTACTCTTATTCTTTAATTGTTACTCTTATTCTTTAATTGTTACTCTTATTCTTTAATTGTTACTCTTATTCTTTAATTGTTACTCTTATTACTCCTGAAAAAGTATTTCAAGCTCTGACTTGACAGAACCATCATACAGAAGTACATACTAGTGCCGAGTCAACCGTAAAATGTCATATAAAAAAGATGGGAATTCTTCGGAATCGTTGAATTCTTGATGATTGACTCGGCACTAGAAGTACATACTGGAAGTATAATTTCGCAAAAAATACATTATCTAATGTATTAAATGTTTTATTTCAGTAATTTTAGGGCTTCTCGGCAAGCAGCAACAGCCGGAGC belongs to Methanosarcina barkeri 3 and includes:
- a CDS encoding NADH-quinone oxidoreductase subunit B family protein; this translates as MALAKSPWVIHVNCNSCNGCDIEVIACLTPLYDAERFGVLNIGTPKQADIMIVTGAVNYKNVNVLVNIYNQIPDPKVVIAVGACASTGGIFHGCYNVIGGVDQVIPVDVYVPGCCPRPEAILDGIVEALPILEDKKKRNIKGEEIKLKGNEVPESADSLDTPR
- a CDS encoding 50S ribosomal protein L15e, giving the protein MVKSFYTYVRDAWKTPGETYVNELRWERMQVWRKQGSVTRIERPTRIDKARSLGYKAKQGIVVARVKVRRGGLGKTRFNRGRRTQRMGVNKITGGMSIQRIAEARADRKYPNLEVLNSYWVGEDGKSKWYEVILVDPFHPVIKSDKNLNWVCDPSVRDRAARGKTSAGRKGRGMSTRGKGTEKTRPSIRANKSRGK
- a CDS encoding RNA-binding protein gives rise to the protein MIHHIILRVIAHATEDVSRVRMALDFFLSGAGVREGSKLIDELQAEGHHGNPITILSVQLKRKADCLSFAHFVRENFSEEDVARLREEMPERLDDDQVFHLRFDKQAAYLQKVKLTDSSDAITAKVKIETYPKNREKAGAIVEELFG
- a CDS encoding ribosome assembly factor SBDS, yielding MVSLDEAVTARLKRGSKHFEVLVEPEGALAYKRGEEVSLEDILAVETIFEDANRGDRAAESDILNAFETTDPFKIAAVILKSGELQLTAEQRKRMLEEKKKKVIYTISRNAINPQTKAPHPPARIEKAMEEAKVHIDPLKSVDQLVNITMKAIRPLIPIRFEEISIAVKIPPEYAPKAYGDISKIGNITKEEWQRDGSWIAVVRIPAGVQTDFYALINHLTKGEAQTKLL
- the rrp4 gene encoding exosome complex RNA-binding protein Rrp4 is translated as MDKKIVIPGDLLSENSKKAGYGTYVKNDKIYSLFCGIENLKEDKVGVIPLAGAYIPSANDVVIGIVIVVTPSNWIMDIASPYDGLFHVSEYPRRIESREMHEVLDVGDSIILRVKDVDDSMKVELTLRDSSFHKLKTGQIVEVEPVKVPRVIGHGGSMISMLKKETNCSIFVGQNGRIWIDGKEDDVELLSKALRKIEAEAQRSGLTDRIYNFLKDERSKQKEAKPAKFFKSGKKEVKVPKEDHSEEIYRKIDVLLDPNN
- a CDS encoding Rpp14/Pop5 family protein, yielding MKRLLPSLRAKKRYLAFELISEVPVSRNDLIKEVMFSASSLIGDVTASECDIKVLGFEDSKGIAQCSHARVKETRASLATLTRINGKRATVHILGTSGTIKRATEKFLRNHTTFEPELKVNFKKAGEL
- the rnp3 gene encoding ribonuclease P protein component 3 gives rise to the protein MGKPKFYDLCIHAVPDGENVAEQLAALSRYLGYSGIALTNHSDKLPLSQPVLPSTNEFEIFRGVELAEENPSKLHGLIGKFRKSVDVLIVHGGSETVNRAALENPRVDILNHPAFAKSSGLNQVLAKAAADNDVAIGLTIRPLLHSRGPRRVRLLSDLRANLDLARKYDVPLVLSSDAMSCFDLRSPMEILALAEVCGLEEDEALEAITIVPERIISRNRPGPGYIREGIEVLEEGDYF
- the psmA gene encoding archaeal proteasome endopeptidase complex subunit alpha, with product MQMAPQMGYDRAITVFSPDGRLFQVEYAREAVKRGTTAVGIKAADGVVLLVDKRITSRLVEAESIEKIFQIDDHIGAATSGLVADARSLVDRARVEAQVNRVSYDEPIGVEVISKKICDHKQTYTQYGGVRPYGTALLIAGVDDNLPRLFETDPSGALLEYKATAIGAGRNAVVEVFEAEYKQDMNIDAAILLGMDALYRAAEGKFDASTLEVGVVSLQDKKFRKLVPEEVENYVQQILAKHKETEHKE